One part of the Sporosarcina ureae genome encodes these proteins:
- a CDS encoding MBL fold metallo-hydrolase: MRIIQSSEVAKRVIAKESLFILDVRNETAFEDWKIEGDQVRYLNVPYFDLLDGIEEIEDQLPKDEEILVVCAKEGSSVMVAEILEEAGYSVGYLSGGMKAWSEYLEPVKIADLKSGGELYQFVRLGKGCLSYMVISGGEAAIIDATRMTDVFMDFATQRGVKITNVLDTHLHADHISGGRQIAKATGATYWLPPKDAEEVVFEYAALEGDTSIQVGDTKIDIQALYSPGHTIGSTSFIVDDSYLMTGDILFIDSIGRPDLAGLAEDWVGDLRESLYSRYKELSEELTVLPAHFMIIDELNEDGSVSEKLGVLYKQNHGLSIEDEKEFRELVTGNLPPQPNAYQEIRQMNMGKIQPDEETQREMEIGPNRCAVR; encoded by the coding sequence ATGAGAATCATTCAATCAAGTGAAGTAGCAAAGCGCGTTATTGCGAAAGAGTCATTATTCATTTTGGATGTTCGAAATGAAACTGCATTTGAAGATTGGAAAATCGAAGGTGACCAAGTGCGCTATTTAAACGTACCGTACTTTGATTTATTGGATGGCATCGAAGAAATTGAAGACCAATTGCCAAAAGATGAGGAGATCCTAGTAGTCTGTGCTAAAGAAGGTTCGTCCGTCATGGTGGCGGAAATCCTTGAAGAAGCAGGCTATTCAGTAGGCTATCTTTCAGGAGGAATGAAAGCGTGGAGCGAGTATTTGGAGCCGGTGAAGATTGCCGATTTGAAATCAGGTGGTGAGCTCTATCAATTCGTCCGTCTTGGTAAAGGGTGTCTTTCCTATATGGTCATATCAGGCGGAGAAGCGGCAATCATTGACGCGACGCGGATGACAGATGTGTTTATGGACTTTGCTACGCAACGCGGTGTGAAGATCACAAATGTACTCGATACGCACTTGCATGCGGATCACATTTCAGGTGGTCGTCAGATTGCAAAAGCAACGGGGGCAACGTACTGGCTACCGCCAAAAGATGCAGAAGAAGTCGTATTTGAATATGCTGCATTAGAAGGCGATACGTCGATTCAAGTAGGTGATACTAAAATTGATATTCAAGCACTTTATTCGCCAGGACACACTATTGGTTCGACTTCATTTATTGTCGATGATAGCTATTTGATGACCGGTGATATTCTGTTCATTGATTCGATTGGACGTCCGGATTTGGCAGGATTGGCAGAAGATTGGGTAGGCGACTTACGTGAGTCCTTGTATAGTCGTTATAAAGAATTGTCAGAAGAACTAACGGTTTTACCGGCTCACTTCATGATTATAGATGAGTTGAATGAAGACGGCAGCGTGTCGGAAAAGCTTGGCGTGTTGTATAAGCAAAACCACGGCTTGAGCATTGAAGATGAAAAAGAGTTCAGAGAATTAGTCACGGGGAACTTGCCTCCGCAACCGAACGCGTATCAGGAAATACGACAGATGAATATGGGGAAAATCCAACCTGACGAAGAAACGCAACGTGAGATGGAGATTGGCCCGAATCGCTGTGCGGTACGGTAA
- a CDS encoding glycine betaine uptake BCCT transporter — protein MKKVSISFYITLVAVVLAVGYGVIAPVHFEEITSTIKNFISNSFGWYYLLTVSMLFFVSVYLIFSPIGRIRLGKDTDRPQFSLFSWLAMLFSAGMGIGLVFYGAAEPLSHYAVDPATTAPETKAAYKEAMRETFFHWGFHAWSVYGMTALALAYFQFRKGQPGLISATLRPIFGDRVDGKLGTVIDVFAIFATVFGVATSLGFGAVQINAGLNYLFNIPIGFWSQFVIIAIVTVLFMISAWSGLGKGIRILSNTNMILALALLIFIIALGPTLLIFNMFTDSIGGYLEHLIRMSFRTAPLTPENRSWLNDWTLFYWSWWIAWSPFVGMFIARVSKGRTIREFMIGVLVVPTVLSMVWFAAFGTTAIETQKAGIIDLASSATELTIFEMFSGLPWSFVISIIAILLITSFFITSADSATFVLGMQSSYGSLTPPNNLKIVWGVIQSSIAIILLYVGGLDALQNVIIIAALPFSIILIMMVTSLFKSLKDERKRIKRK, from the coding sequence ATGAAAAAAGTATCGATATCATTCTATATTACGTTAGTGGCTGTCGTATTGGCAGTCGGTTACGGCGTGATTGCGCCCGTGCACTTCGAAGAAATCACATCTACTATAAAGAACTTTATTTCAAATTCATTTGGTTGGTACTATTTACTAACTGTTTCCATGTTGTTCTTCGTTTCAGTATATTTAATATTCAGTCCGATCGGTAGAATCCGATTGGGGAAAGATACGGATAGACCACAATTTTCATTATTTTCATGGCTTGCTATGTTATTTTCAGCAGGTATGGGGATCGGTCTTGTATTCTATGGGGCAGCAGAACCACTATCGCATTATGCAGTAGACCCTGCTACAACAGCTCCTGAAACGAAAGCCGCTTATAAAGAAGCAATGCGCGAAACATTTTTCCACTGGGGATTCCATGCGTGGTCCGTTTACGGTATGACGGCTTTAGCATTAGCGTACTTCCAGTTCCGTAAAGGGCAACCCGGCTTAATCTCCGCAACACTTCGTCCAATCTTTGGTGACCGTGTGGACGGAAAACTAGGGACGGTTATTGACGTATTCGCGATATTCGCTACTGTTTTTGGTGTAGCTACATCACTTGGATTCGGTGCGGTTCAGATTAACGCCGGACTCAATTACTTATTCAATATCCCAATTGGATTCTGGTCACAGTTCGTCATCATCGCAATAGTGACGGTATTATTCATGATTTCCGCATGGAGTGGACTTGGAAAAGGAATAAGGATTTTATCCAATACCAATATGATATTGGCATTAGCTTTGTTAATCTTCATTATCGCGCTCGGCCCAACATTATTAATCTTCAACATGTTCACTGATTCTATCGGAGGGTACTTGGAACATCTGATTCGAATGAGTTTCCGTACAGCACCGCTGACGCCTGAAAATCGCTCATGGCTCAATGACTGGACGCTTTTCTACTGGTCTTGGTGGATAGCTTGGTCACCATTTGTCGGTATGTTCATTGCACGCGTTTCAAAAGGCAGAACGATTCGCGAGTTCATGATTGGCGTACTCGTTGTACCTACAGTATTGAGTATGGTTTGGTTCGCAGCATTCGGTACTACAGCGATCGAAACACAAAAAGCAGGCATTATCGACCTGGCTTCAAGCGCAACTGAACTGACAATCTTTGAGATGTTCAGTGGACTACCTTGGTCATTTGTGATTTCCATCATCGCCATCTTGCTGATTACATCATTCTTCATTACTTCAGCGGATTCGGCTACATTTGTACTCGGCATGCAGTCGTCGTACGGTTCATTGACTCCACCTAATAATTTAAAAATTGTATGGGGTGTCATTCAATCTTCCATCGCAATTATCCTACTTTATGTGGGTGGATTGGACGCATTGCAAAACGTCATTATTATTGCCGCTTTGCCATTCTCCATTATACTGATTATGATGGTTACTTCCCTGTTCAAATCATTGAAGGACGAACGAAAACGAATAAAACGCAAGTAA
- a CDS encoding sulfite exporter TauE/SafE family protein, which yields MTIPFIITIFLIGLVGSFLSGMMGIGGAIVKYPMLLFIPALLGFTAFTPHEVAGITAVEVFFASLSGVLAYRKSNLILKPLVLYMGISVLIGSVIGGAGSSMLSEATVNIVYGILAVLAAIMMFIPKKGLDDQPIEEITFNRIIASSAAFIVGLAAGIVGAGGAFIMVPIMLVILKIPTRVTIATSLAITLLSSVGSASGKFFTGQVPYGPALVMIIASIIAAPIGVKVSRRVNTKVLQSILAVLIMASAVKIWWDIF from the coding sequence ATGACCATTCCATTTATTATTACGATCTTCCTCATTGGACTCGTCGGCTCGTTCCTTTCCGGAATGATGGGAATCGGGGGCGCGATTGTCAAATATCCAATGTTGTTATTTATTCCTGCACTACTTGGTTTTACTGCGTTTACACCACATGAAGTAGCTGGTATAACTGCAGTTGAAGTATTCTTTGCGTCACTTTCAGGAGTTTTGGCGTACCGAAAAAGTAATCTGATTTTGAAGCCACTTGTTCTTTATATGGGGATTAGTGTGTTGATCGGCAGTGTGATCGGCGGTGCAGGTTCCAGCATGCTATCAGAAGCGACTGTAAATATCGTCTATGGTATTCTGGCTGTGCTTGCGGCAATTATGATGTTTATTCCGAAAAAGGGGTTGGATGATCAGCCGATTGAAGAAATTACATTTAATCGCATCATAGCTTCCAGTGCGGCATTCATTGTTGGATTGGCAGCGGGAATCGTTGGAGCTGGTGGTGCATTTATCATGGTACCGATTATGCTCGTCATCCTAAAGATCCCAACACGCGTTACAATTGCTACATCATTGGCCATCACATTACTATCATCAGTAGGTTCGGCGTCAGGTAAATTCTTCACTGGGCAAGTGCCGTACGGACCTGCTCTCGTTATGATAATCGCAAGCATTATCGCAGCTCCAATCGGTGTGAAAGTCAGCCGTAGAGTAAACACCAAAGTCCTACAAAGCATCCTTGCCGTTCTCATTATGGCATCGGCCGTGAAGATTTGGTGGGATATATTCTAA
- a CDS encoding O-acetylhomoserine aminocarboxypropyltransferase/cysteine synthase family protein yields the protein MTNLQPETILLHGGQKPDPESGSRALPIHRTTSYVFRDTEHAQNLFALKEAGNIYTRITNPTVAVFEERVAQLEGGTAAVALSSGMAAIAFSIMNIAEAGDEIVAASNLYGGTYNLFAVTLPRYGITVKFVDASDPKNFEAAITDKTKALFAETIGNPSLQVLDVEAVANIAHENGIPLLVDNTFPSPYGSNPIEFGADVVIHSATKWIGGHGTTIGGVAVDAGKFDWTQGRFPGFTEPDESYHGLRYGIDTAAAAFATKLRVQLLRDFGPCLAPDSAFNLLQGLETLHLRVPRHNENAQKVAAFLQGHDAVEWVTYTGLEDHPTAELATKHLKNGYGSIIVFGIKGGRDAGREVIDNVEIWSHVANVGDAKSLIIHPASTTHQQLSAEDLKNSGVSEELIRLSVGLESAEDIIADLKQAIEKASN from the coding sequence ATGACGAATTTACAGCCAGAAACGATTTTATTACATGGAGGGCAAAAGCCGGATCCGGAGTCGGGTTCACGTGCGTTGCCAATTCATCGTACGACTTCTTATGTATTCAGAGACACGGAACATGCTCAAAACTTATTTGCCTTAAAAGAAGCAGGCAATATCTATACACGTATCACGAACCCGACAGTAGCTGTTTTCGAAGAGCGCGTTGCACAGCTTGAAGGAGGGACTGCGGCGGTTGCGTTGTCTTCCGGAATGGCGGCCATTGCGTTCTCTATTATGAACATTGCCGAAGCTGGCGATGAAATTGTTGCAGCTAGCAATCTGTACGGTGGTACATACAACTTATTCGCTGTGACATTACCGCGTTACGGTATTACTGTAAAGTTTGTTGATGCTTCTGACCCGAAGAATTTTGAAGCAGCCATTACGGATAAAACAAAAGCCTTGTTTGCAGAAACTATCGGTAACCCAAGCTTGCAGGTTCTGGATGTGGAAGCTGTTGCGAATATCGCGCATGAAAATGGGATTCCATTGCTTGTCGATAATACATTCCCATCTCCATATGGCTCGAATCCGATTGAATTCGGTGCGGACGTTGTTATTCATTCAGCAACGAAATGGATTGGTGGGCATGGTACGACAATTGGTGGAGTAGCGGTCGATGCAGGTAAATTTGACTGGACGCAAGGAAGATTCCCTGGGTTCACAGAGCCTGATGAGTCTTACCATGGCTTACGTTACGGTATCGACACTGCAGCGGCTGCTTTCGCAACAAAACTGCGTGTGCAATTGCTAAGAGACTTTGGTCCATGTCTAGCTCCTGACAGTGCATTCAACTTGTTGCAAGGCCTAGAAACACTTCATTTACGCGTACCTCGCCACAATGAAAATGCGCAGAAAGTGGCGGCATTCCTGCAAGGTCATGATGCAGTAGAATGGGTGACATATACGGGTCTTGAAGATCATCCTACAGCGGAACTGGCTACTAAACACTTGAAGAACGGGTACGGCTCCATCATTGTATTTGGAATAAAAGGTGGTCGCGATGCAGGTCGCGAAGTTATCGATAATGTGGAGATTTGGTCTCATGTCGCGAACGTTGGGGATGCAAAGTCGTTGATCATCCATCCAGCTTCGACTACACATCAACAGTTATCGGCAGAGGATTTGAAAAACTCGGGTGTAAGCGAAGAACTAATCCGTCTATCAGTCGGATTGGAATCGGCAGAGGATATTATTGCGGATTTGAAACAAGCAATTGAAAAAGCATCAAATTGA
- a CDS encoding sulfurtransferase TusA family protein produces MSSTTFLDAKGLACPMPIVRAKKAMKDMQTGDVLEIHTTDKGSVSDLTAWAASGNHEIKDQQQESDVFKFWIQKG; encoded by the coding sequence ATGAGTTCAACAACATTTTTAGACGCAAAAGGGCTGGCGTGTCCAATGCCGATCGTACGTGCAAAGAAAGCAATGAAGGATATGCAAACAGGAGATGTTCTGGAGATTCATACGACAGACAAAGGATCGGTATCCGACCTGACAGCATGGGCGGCTTCTGGTAATCATGAAATAAAAGACCAGCAACAAGAGTCCGATGTCTTTAAATTTTGGATCCAAAAAGGGTAA
- a CDS encoding DUF4430 domain-containing protein codes for MFKRYVSIMASVLLAVTMLLPGSSSVALANTEVQQTNTSMQAATYTIDIEVEGLAGVILKEPIQITEGQNALDALKKALDSKSIDYSITESEWGAYVSSINNEEAGSLGHWDGWMYSVNGKEPNVGASAYVLEQQDKLRFYYGRYASLSTSGSIQTGSDSSITVNLKGDTFTDHATNPTNWVSNQSNVEIISITKKSNQQVVIQFKGTLEQGFFQITPIDKVTVGGKANSLTVEVTEELTRTQDAIQKAAKQMMQGPIQSEWEAIGLTKAGFDIHADYEESFYSNFEDQILKKTGKGRLKITDVERIAMAAVAIGKDPKNVKQFDLIEKIYNSENWTYLDSDSMTYQGNNGPIFALIALDTKNYSVPENARWNREKIVAELLRTQLVDGSWSLANDPPGKTSYDITAMALIGLAPYTDQPAVKNAVEQAVNFLSKNQGATGGFNEEFVGGISSEATSQVIIGLTANNINPQSEKFTKNGINLIDHLLSFQAEDGGFKHTIGEKGSNGMATEQALQGLVAYDLFTKGEGRLYDFSKEISQTNPEIEQNTAILKGLLNGSLLNIQKSKDNIWSPIALENAQAKEGYFIVQAGENGTKKEVKVPNGTKKVFLVDNDRSYKDFDIAVVTPNKPWTITFNETVKDSVDNLSKIYVEDIQGSKVPVNVTANGNKVTVTPQSNYTSGRLYSLFIVEPVSDKDTTLKQATRKLFIIQ; via the coding sequence TTGTTTAAGCGTTATGTATCCATCATGGCAAGTGTTTTACTAGCAGTAACGATGCTGTTACCTGGAAGTAGTTCAGTTGCTTTAGCTAATACGGAGGTTCAGCAGACTAACACGAGCATGCAAGCTGCTACTTATACGATAGATATAGAAGTAGAAGGCTTAGCGGGTGTGATTTTAAAGGAACCGATTCAAATTACAGAGGGACAAAATGCATTAGATGCGCTGAAGAAAGCATTGGATAGTAAAAGCATAGACTACTCAATCACAGAAAGTGAATGGGGAGCTTATGTATCTTCTATTAATAATGAAGAAGCAGGTTCTTTAGGACATTGGGATGGCTGGATGTACTCGGTTAACGGTAAGGAACCAAATGTCGGTGCATCGGCTTACGTACTAGAGCAACAAGACAAATTACGCTTCTATTATGGACGTTACGCAAGTTTATCTACGTCTGGAAGTATCCAGACAGGCTCAGATTCATCAATTACGGTAAATTTAAAAGGCGATACGTTTACTGATCATGCAACGAATCCAACAAATTGGGTTAGCAATCAGTCGAATGTGGAAATCATTTCAATTACGAAAAAATCAAATCAACAAGTAGTCATTCAATTCAAAGGAACATTAGAACAAGGATTCTTTCAAATTACTCCTATAGACAAGGTGACAGTAGGGGGAAAAGCGAATTCATTAACTGTTGAAGTTACTGAGGAATTAACACGAACTCAAGATGCAATTCAAAAAGCGGCAAAACAAATGATGCAAGGTCCAATCCAAAGTGAATGGGAAGCAATTGGATTAACAAAAGCGGGTTTTGATATTCACGCTGATTATGAAGAATCATTTTATAGTAACTTTGAGGATCAAATCTTAAAGAAAACAGGAAAAGGTCGTCTGAAAATAACGGATGTTGAAAGAATAGCAATGGCTGCCGTCGCTATTGGAAAAGATCCAAAGAATGTAAAGCAATTTGACTTAATCGAGAAGATTTACAACAGTGAAAACTGGACTTACCTAGACTCTGATAGCATGACGTATCAAGGTAATAATGGTCCAATCTTTGCACTCATTGCATTGGATACAAAAAACTATTCCGTACCAGAGAATGCCCGTTGGAATCGTGAAAAGATTGTTGCTGAGCTATTGAGAACACAATTAGTAGATGGATCATGGAGTCTTGCAAATGATCCTCCAGGAAAGACTAGCTATGACATTACTGCCATGGCGCTAATAGGATTGGCTCCTTATACGGATCAACCCGCTGTTAAAAATGCAGTGGAACAGGCAGTAAACTTTTTATCAAAGAACCAAGGTGCAACTGGCGGGTTTAATGAGGAGTTTGTAGGCGGTATTTCAAGTGAAGCTACTTCACAAGTGATTATCGGATTAACAGCAAATAACATTAATCCACAAAGTGAAAAGTTCACTAAGAATGGTATCAACTTGATCGATCATCTTTTAAGCTTCCAAGCTGAGGATGGTGGTTTCAAACATACAATTGGTGAAAAGGGTTCAAATGGTATGGCAACTGAGCAGGCACTACAAGGTTTAGTTGCGTATGACTTATTTACAAAAGGTGAAGGACGTCTATATGACTTTTCGAAAGAAATTTCACAGACCAACCCTGAAATTGAACAAAATACGGCTATATTAAAAGGTCTATTGAATGGTAGTCTATTAAACATTCAGAAGAGTAAAGATAATATTTGGTCTCCTATAGCACTTGAAAATGCACAAGCCAAAGAAGGATACTTCATCGTTCAAGCTGGAGAAAATGGTACTAAAAAAGAAGTGAAAGTACCGAATGGAACGAAAAAAGTATTCTTAGTCGATAACGATCGTTCATATAAGGATTTCGATATTGCTGTAGTTACGCCGAACAAACCATGGACAATCACATTTAATGAAACGGTAAAGGATTCAGTAGATAACCTTTCAAAAATCTACGTTGAAGATATCCAAGGTAGTAAAGTTCCAGTAAATGTAACGGCGAATGGAAATAAAGTGACTGTTACACCGCAATCGAACTATACAAGTGGACGACTTTATTCATTATTTATTGTTGAACCGGTATCGGATAAAGATACAACACTTAAACAAGCAACACGTAAACTATTCATCATCCAATAA
- a CDS encoding S-layer homology domain-containing protein, with translation MPIAPSFAEQPTPIYENQSTQTLQHSITISSTEIPMPLSTVEVHEGDTVLSVLKRSVKANDIKMKYRGGDGETAYVESINEVAEFDRGQGSGWMYSVNGTFPNRGAGVIKLIPGDKVEWKYTTDLGKDLNADLFPFREDLEPKISVSGVTSGTTVTKSTLSFQVNAASYFGTALQPTATVNGKQTVVTGNTVNAVLQNGENTIVLKATDAKNDSVTKTMKVTYAPTAKPEPNPSPNPNPNPVPNPNPPTEPPVVKPEPETPSAKDYAQLVTSAIDKASAQMLSSSIESEWQAIGLVKAGKKVPASYNKAFYENLKDQVTSRSGKGRMKITDVERLAMAAAAIGIDPMNADGKGFNLIDKILNSEKHLTGADSLTYQGNNGIIFALIALDTRNYQVPSHSKWTRESLVAELLKHQKDDGSWSLSTSKEGSTSYDITAMALIGIAPYTDQPKVRQAMDRAVKFLADAQGPTGGFDEAFVGGISSEATSQVIIGLTANQIDPRMPMFTKNGINLIDHLLSFQTSDGGFQHTAGDSRSNSMATEQALQALVAFDLFTKNKGVLYDFKDVPVLPAPKPDPEPTPNPDPKPEPEPEPTPTPQFTDVTGHWANEYINQAVEQGIVSGYEDHTFKPNQSLTRAQAVSIIVRALDLKTDKKAPFLDTQNYASSTQAQIAAAYHNGIVNGKDGKFMPAQKVTRAQMALMLFRAYEVKNGEAYTIKQVAPFRDIHSYNMEAIRAMTMLYDLNMAKGEKGNFMPNNSTSRAHAVKMLIEFLNTK, from the coding sequence ATGCCGATTGCTCCTTCATTTGCAGAGCAACCGACGCCGATCTATGAAAATCAATCTACACAGACATTACAGCACTCTATTACCATCTCTTCTACAGAGATACCGATGCCTCTTTCTACTGTGGAAGTCCATGAAGGTGACACAGTTCTAAGCGTATTAAAACGCAGCGTAAAGGCTAACGACATAAAAATGAAATATAGAGGCGGCGATGGCGAGACCGCTTATGTTGAATCAATTAATGAAGTAGCAGAATTCGACCGCGGACAAGGCAGCGGCTGGATGTACAGCGTCAACGGTACCTTCCCGAATCGTGGAGCCGGTGTCATTAAGCTTATCCCTGGCGATAAAGTGGAATGGAAATATACGACGGATTTAGGTAAGGATCTAAACGCGGATCTATTCCCGTTCCGTGAAGACTTGGAGCCTAAGATTTCAGTATCAGGAGTGACTTCCGGAACAACCGTTACGAAGTCTACTCTTTCCTTCCAAGTGAACGCAGCTAGTTATTTCGGCACAGCACTTCAGCCGACTGCTACTGTAAATGGTAAGCAAACAGTTGTGACGGGAAATACAGTAAACGCAGTATTGCAAAATGGTGAGAATACTATCGTTTTGAAGGCGACGGATGCGAAGAATGATTCGGTTACGAAAACAATGAAGGTTACGTACGCGCCAACTGCGAAACCTGAACCGAACCCTTCACCAAATCCAAACCCAAACCCAGTACCAAACCCAAACCCACCAACGGAGCCACCGGTAGTGAAGCCAGAACCGGAAACACCGTCTGCTAAAGATTATGCTCAGCTTGTCACTTCAGCAATCGACAAGGCAAGTGCGCAGATGCTTTCTAGTTCGATCGAAAGTGAATGGCAGGCAATCGGACTTGTGAAAGCAGGTAAGAAAGTTCCGGCTTCTTATAATAAAGCGTTCTATGAAAACCTGAAGGATCAAGTGACGAGCCGATCTGGCAAAGGTCGCATGAAGATTACGGATGTAGAACGTTTAGCGATGGCAGCCGCAGCAATCGGTATTGATCCGATGAACGCAGACGGCAAAGGATTTAATTTAATTGATAAAATCTTAAATAGTGAAAAGCATTTGACAGGCGCAGATAGCCTGACGTATCAAGGGAATAACGGTATTATCTTCGCGTTAATTGCATTGGATACTAGAAATTATCAAGTGCCGAGCCATTCGAAATGGACGCGTGAAAGTCTAGTTGCAGAACTATTGAAACATCAGAAAGACGATGGTTCATGGAGCCTGTCAACGAGTAAAGAAGGATCAACGAGCTATGATATTACGGCAATGGCGTTAATCGGAATTGCACCGTATACCGATCAGCCGAAAGTTCGTCAAGCGATGGACCGGGCAGTGAAGTTCTTGGCGGATGCACAAGGTCCAACAGGTGGTTTTGATGAAGCATTTGTTGGTGGTATTTCCAGTGAAGCGACGTCACAAGTCATTATCGGCTTGACTGCGAATCAAATCGATCCACGTATGCCCATGTTTACAAAGAACGGCATTAACTTGATCGATCACCTATTGAGTTTCCAGACATCTGACGGTGGATTCCAGCATACAGCGGGTGATAGCCGATCGAATAGCATGGCCACAGAGCAAGCTTTGCAAGCATTAGTAGCATTTGATTTATTCACGAAAAATAAAGGTGTATTGTACGACTTCAAAGATGTACCGGTTCTTCCGGCACCAAAGCCAGATCCTGAACCAACACCTAACCCAGATCCGAAACCAGAACCAGAACCAGAACCCACTCCAACTCCACAGTTTACGGATGTTACAGGGCACTGGGCAAATGAATATATTAATCAGGCGGTTGAGCAAGGAATCGTAAGCGGTTATGAGGATCATACGTTCAAGCCGAATCAATCATTGACGCGTGCTCAAGCGGTATCTATTATTGTGCGGGCGTTGGACTTGAAGACGGATAAGAAAGCACCATTCTTGGATACGCAAAATTATGCGTCAAGCACGCAAGCACAAATTGCGGCTGCCTACCATAATGGTATTGTGAATGGAAAAGACGGTAAATTTATGCCGGCACAAAAAGTAACGCGTGCTCAAATGGCATTGATGTTATTCCGTGCGTATGAAGTGAAGAATGGTGAAGCGTATACGATTAAGCAAGTAGCGCCTTTCCGTGATATTCATTCATACAATATGGAAGCGATACGGGCGATGACGATGCTATATGATTTGAATATGGCTAAGGGAGAAAAAGGCAACTTCATGCCAAATAACTCTACGTCTCGTGCACATGCAGTAAAAATGTTAATCGAGTTTTTGAATACAAAATGA
- a CDS encoding energy-coupling factor transporter transmembrane component T, protein MFFNHPLFLLGGSLSLIAVNLSHDGGRAMKQWAPLMIVMTVVIIVINPFINSRGTHVWFYIFRKQVTYEATLYGVVTALSLLMILLVFVSLNNVLNGNKLLYIFARILPRTAFLIMMSIRFVPLLKRRLTEIQDVQRLKGMTMTQGTLRERAKSGMSMLQILLSWSLEEAVETADSMKARGYGLGKRRPYIPYRMTKSDTYWLSYLVLFFALCVTGGLMGFGKIMIYPELGTLHLSFSDWIVFICGMAIALFPVFVEGREQLKWNYSI, encoded by the coding sequence ATGTTTTTTAACCACCCGCTCTTTTTGCTGGGGGGCAGTCTTTCATTGATTGCAGTCAATTTATCACATGACGGCGGTCGAGCTATGAAGCAGTGGGCACCGTTGATGATCGTGATGACGGTAGTTATTATTGTGATCAATCCGTTCATTAATTCAAGAGGGACGCATGTGTGGTTTTATATTTTCAGGAAACAAGTGACGTACGAAGCGACGCTATATGGTGTCGTGACGGCACTGTCGCTGTTGATGATACTGCTAGTCTTCGTTTCGCTAAACAATGTGTTGAATGGCAATAAATTATTATACATATTTGCAAGAATCTTACCACGTACCGCTTTTTTGATTATGATGTCGATTCGTTTCGTACCGTTATTGAAAAGACGTTTAACGGAAATACAGGATGTACAACGGTTGAAAGGAATGACTATGACACAAGGGACGTTGCGTGAAAGAGCAAAGAGTGGCATGTCGATGTTGCAAATTCTATTGTCGTGGTCATTGGAAGAAGCTGTAGAAACAGCAGATTCGATGAAAGCAAGAGGCTATGGTTTAGGTAAACGACGACCTTATATCCCCTATCGCATGACGAAATCTGATACGTACTGGTTGAGCTATTTAGTTTTATTTTTTGCTTTATGTGTCACGGGTGGGTTGATGGGGTTTGGAAAAATCATGATTTATCCGGAACTAGGTACATTGCATTTGTCGTTCTCTGATTGGATAGTATTCATTTGCGGAATGGCCATTGCGTTGTTTCCAGTATTTGTAGAGGGGAGAGAACAACTGAAATGGAATTATTCAATTTGA
- a CDS encoding sulfurtransferase TusA family protein, with the protein MIQSDNVLDAKGLACPMPIVRTRKMMKEMDDGQVLEVQSTDSGTTADLQAWAESVGHQYVGNVKEADVWRHFVRKAGQEDQSQKEYPVTVDNNELLDQLQHPDAVLLDVREEAEYAFAHIPGALSIPLGQLDERMSYFSKDKKLFVVCRTGNRSDMACQKLVAKGFEDVTNVIPGMSKWNGEIENTVGGMNK; encoded by the coding sequence ATGATTCAGTCAGATAACGTGTTAGATGCAAAAGGGCTTGCTTGTCCAATGCCGATTGTGAGGACGAGAAAGATGATGAAAGAGATGGATGACGGTCAAGTGCTCGAAGTCCAGTCGACAGATTCAGGGACCACGGCAGATTTACAGGCATGGGCGGAAAGTGTGGGGCATCAATACGTCGGTAATGTGAAAGAAGCTGATGTATGGCGCCACTTCGTACGAAAAGCGGGTCAGGAAGATCAGTCACAAAAAGAATATCCAGTTACAGTCGACAATAATGAGTTGTTAGATCAACTGCAACACCCTGATGCTGTGTTACTAGACGTTCGCGAAGAAGCAGAATACGCATTTGCTCATATACCTGGTGCCCTATCCATACCTCTTGGCCAATTGGATGAACGAATGTCGTACTTCAGTAAAGACAAGAAGCTCTTCGTTGTATGCCGAACAGGTAACCGCAGTGATATGGCATGTCAAAAACTAGTGGCAAAGGGTTTTGAAGATGTCACGAATGTAATTCCTGGTATGTCAAAATGGAATGGTGAAATAGAAAATACAGTAGGGGGTATGAATAAATGA